AGAGAAACAGGTCTGATCATATTCGTCCAATTTTTTGCTACAAAATTATCCACGGATAATCTCCTTAATTATTACGATTAAACTCTTCTTCTTTTCGGTGCACGACATCCATTATGTGGAATTGGTGACTTATCTGCAACAGATGTAATTCTAAGTCCAACACCTATTAGAGCTCTAATCGCATTTTCTCTACCCGCTCCAGGACCTTTAACTCTTACGTCTACAGAACTTAACCCGTGCTCCATTGCTTTCTTAGCTGCATCAGCTGAAGCAACCTGAGCCGCGAATGGCGTAGATTTTTTTGATCCACGGAAGCCAAGTTGCCCAGCTGACGCCCATGCAATTGCTCCACCGTTTGGATCAGTAAAAGTAACTATTGTATTATTAAAAGAACATTGAATATGACAGATGCCATGTGGAATATTCTTTTTGACTTTTTTCTTTCCAGCAGTCTTCTTAACCATTTTTTACTCCAACCCTATTACTTCATTGACTTAATAGACTTCTTACCAGCAATAGCTTTCGCAGGACCTTTTCTAGTTCTTGCGTTTGTACTAGTTCTCTGTCCTCTTACAGGTAAACTCTTTCTGTGACGAATCCCTCTATAACAACCAAGATCTTTCAATCTCTTAATGTTAAGACCGATCATACGTCTTAGATCACCCTCTACCGTGTACT
The sequence above is a segment of the Halobacteriovorax sp. JY17 genome. Coding sequences within it:
- the rpsK gene encoding 30S ribosomal protein S11, whose translation is MVKKTAGKKKVKKNIPHGICHIQCSFNNTIVTFTDPNGGAIAWASAGQLGFRGSKKSTPFAAQVASADAAKKAMEHGLSSVDVRVKGPGAGRENAIRALIGVGLRITSVADKSPIPHNGCRAPKRRRV
- the rpsM gene encoding 30S ribosomal protein S13, with product MARILGVDIPRNKVVTVALRSIYGVGPKVAQEVLTKAGIELNKNSNDLTEEEANNIRLLLEGEYTVEGDLRRMIGLNIKRLKDLGCYRGIRHRKSLPVRGQRTSTNARTRKGPAKAIAGKKSIKSMK